One Actinospica robiniae DSM 44927 genomic region harbors:
- a CDS encoding DUF302 domain-containing protein, producing MREKLGEETGPHVILGACNPPLAHRALSADPSIGLLLPCNVVVRGHDDTTVVEALDPTVMGELAGDDRLKPVAEEAKSRLAAALGALGHA from the coding sequence ATGCGCGAGAAGCTCGGCGAGGAGACCGGCCCCCACGTCATCCTGGGCGCCTGCAACCCGCCGCTGGCCCACCGCGCCCTCAGCGCCGACCCGTCGATCGGCTTGTTGCTGCCGTGCAACGTGGTCGTGCGCGGGCATGACGACACAACCGTGGTCGAGGCGCTAGACCCGACCGTCATGGGCGAACTCGCTGGCGACGACCGCTTGAAGCCGGTGGCCGAGGAGGCGAAGAGCCGCCTGGCAGCTGCACTCGGCGCGCTAGGGCACGCCTGA
- a CDS encoding TetR family transcriptional regulator — MPKLWTETIASHRETVRETILDAMWHLVSERGLAAVTMSQIAEQAGIGRATLYKYFPDVEAILLAWHERQVAEHLAELAAIRTQHDDPASQLHAVLTAYAFISRHRGAHPGDLAAFLHRDPGLEPAQQQLLALITRLLADAAASGAVRTDTAPAYLATYALHALAAASGLPDEPSVHRLVEVVIAGLRPAV; from the coding sequence GTGCCGAAGCTGTGGACCGAGACGATCGCCTCGCACCGCGAAACGGTGCGCGAGACGATCCTGGACGCGATGTGGCACCTCGTGAGCGAGCGCGGGCTGGCCGCAGTGACGATGTCTCAGATCGCCGAGCAGGCGGGCATCGGGCGGGCCACGCTCTACAAGTACTTCCCGGACGTCGAGGCGATCCTGCTGGCCTGGCACGAGCGGCAGGTCGCCGAGCACCTCGCCGAACTGGCCGCGATCCGCACGCAGCACGACGACCCGGCCTCGCAGCTGCACGCCGTACTGACCGCCTACGCGTTCATCTCCCGCCACCGCGGCGCGCACCCCGGCGACCTGGCCGCGTTCTTGCACCGCGACCCGGGCCTCGAACCCGCCCAGCAGCAGTTGCTCGCTCTGATCACCCGGCTACTGGCCGACGCTGCAGCAAGCGGCGCGGTACGCACCGACACCGCCCCGGCATACCTCGCCACGTATGCCCTGCATGCCCTGGCCGCCGCATCAGGTCTCCCCGACGAGCCGTCGGTGCACCGCCTGGTCGAGGTCGTCATCGCAGGACTGCGCCCAGCCGTGTGA
- a CDS encoding SAM-dependent methyltransferase, which produces MDAHDAPVAAPDGKGGYDALYAMRPPWDIAAAQPALRELAEAGLIRGRVLDVGCGTGEHALMAAALGCTATGVDLSEAALDQARRKASERGLAVRFDRRDALDLAGWGERFDVVLDSLVFHALHGEQRRRYVENLAAVLEIGGRLLVLCYAEEPPSRGGPVHKVTPEDIESAFADGWRIDAMDAVTVETALPSLPDGLRGWRVALTRTEAAKENA; this is translated from the coding sequence GTGGACGCGCACGACGCACCAGTGGCGGCGCCGGATGGGAAGGGCGGGTATGACGCGCTGTACGCGATGCGGCCGCCGTGGGATATCGCGGCTGCGCAGCCGGCGTTGCGGGAGTTGGCCGAGGCGGGCTTGATCCGCGGGCGGGTCCTGGATGTCGGGTGCGGGACGGGCGAGCACGCACTGATGGCTGCGGCTCTCGGCTGCACGGCGACCGGCGTGGATCTGTCGGAGGCTGCTCTGGATCAAGCGCGGCGCAAGGCTTCCGAACGCGGGCTCGCCGTCCGCTTCGATCGGCGCGACGCGCTTGACCTCGCCGGATGGGGCGAGCGGTTCGATGTGGTGCTCGACTCGCTGGTCTTCCACGCGCTGCACGGCGAGCAGCGCCGCCGCTACGTCGAGAACCTCGCCGCAGTGCTCGAGATCGGCGGACGGCTGCTCGTACTCTGCTACGCCGAGGAGCCGCCGAGCCGCGGCGGACCAGTGCACAAGGTCACGCCCGAGGACATCGAATCAGCCTTCGCCGACGGCTGGCGGATCGACGCTATGGACGCGGTCACCGTCGAGACCGCACTGCCCTCTCTGCCCGACGGACTGCGCGGCTGGCGCGTCGCCCTGACCCGCACCGAAGCCGCGAAGGAGAACGCCTGA
- a CDS encoding DUF2218 domain-containing protein, protein MPAAETRIPTDRAARYLEQLCSHLGSMQHMRHLPSAASASGHGNGHGPGEAGMPRVENVEKNGNHAVIRFADGSWDLTAHEDELLLRVEADEDAALERLKGAIAARIAKIGRRDGLSVHWSSDHEPHDPQSAAEGRPARGRGSRGRLRTLGWCMLAALAVAIHLGLIGSLLGGGRSKDVAADAIIALIVVKLILLGLHARFGRGRPHHRNSSPDTSG, encoded by the coding sequence ATGCCCGCCGCCGAGACACGTATCCCGACCGACCGCGCTGCACGCTACCTCGAGCAGCTGTGCAGCCACCTCGGTTCGATGCAGCACATGCGCCACCTGCCCTCGGCCGCGTCAGCCTCGGGCCACGGCAACGGCCACGGCCCCGGCGAGGCCGGAATGCCGCGCGTCGAGAACGTCGAGAAGAACGGGAACCACGCGGTGATCCGTTTCGCCGACGGGTCCTGGGATCTGACGGCGCACGAGGACGAGCTGCTGCTGCGCGTCGAGGCGGACGAAGACGCCGCGCTCGAACGGCTCAAGGGCGCGATCGCGGCTCGGATAGCGAAGATCGGTCGACGTGACGGGCTGAGCGTCCACTGGTCATCGGACCATGAACCGCACGATCCGCAGTCGGCCGCGGAGGGCCGGCCGGCGCGAGGACGCGGAAGCAGGGGGCGGTTGCGCACGCTTGGCTGGTGCATGCTGGCCGCTCTGGCCGTCGCAATCCACCTCGGGCTCATCGGCTCACTGCTCGGCGGAGGGCGTTCGAAGGATGTCGCGGCCGACGCGATCATCGCGCTGATCGTGGTGAAACTCATCCTCCTCGGTCTCCATGCCCGATTCGGTCGCGGCCGCCCACACCATCGGAATTCAAGCCCTGATACCTCGGGCTGA
- a CDS encoding multicopper oxidase family protein — translation MTAHLDRRAVLRAGTVAGAGLLLGTSTTACSVDSVPASIPYMLIEPTDPSVAARESARHHSGATRTVTLDPVPTRVDLGGVVVDTWTYGGTLPGAEIRVNRGDLITAHLANHLPAETTVHWHGIAIRNNMDGTPQVTQNPVKPGAAFTYTFVTANPGTYWLHPHVGVQQDRGLYAPLIVEDPGEKADYDHDWTVVLDDWIDGVDGQSPDSVLATLRRGMTGMSADPSPSASETAMSMPGMDMSSTPMAGGSAMLTGATSDLLGGDGGDVRYPYYLVNGRLPTDPVTFNARPGQRARIRIINAGADSAFRVALGGHTLTVTHTDGQPVQPVQATSLLLGMGERYDVEVTLHDGVFPLVALAEGRNATAHAIVRTASGRAPAPDARPAELAAAPIGYSELRATDAYQLGAETPDVSSTLRLTGGMKHYDWRVNGLAYNAADPLMRVEVGQRARIAWTNTTAMWHPMHLHGHSFQLANGGPRKDTVIVLPGRSVAVDFDADNPGQWMTHCHNAYHAAAGMMGVIGYQTTV, via the coding sequence ATGACCGCCCACCTCGATCGGCGCGCCGTGCTGCGCGCGGGTACCGTCGCCGGCGCCGGCCTCCTGCTCGGCACGAGCACCACAGCCTGCAGCGTCGACTCCGTGCCCGCGTCCATCCCGTACATGCTGATCGAACCGACCGACCCGTCCGTGGCCGCGCGCGAATCGGCTCGCCACCACTCCGGCGCGACCCGCACCGTCACCCTCGACCCCGTGCCCACCCGGGTCGACCTCGGGGGAGTAGTCGTGGACACGTGGACCTACGGCGGGACGCTGCCCGGTGCCGAGATCCGCGTCAACCGCGGGGATTTGATCACCGCGCACCTGGCCAACCACCTGCCCGCCGAGACCACCGTGCACTGGCATGGGATCGCGATCCGCAACAACATGGACGGAACCCCGCAGGTCACGCAGAACCCGGTGAAGCCCGGCGCGGCCTTCACCTACACGTTCGTCACCGCGAACCCGGGAACCTACTGGCTGCACCCGCACGTCGGCGTCCAACAGGACCGGGGCCTCTACGCCCCGCTGATCGTCGAGGATCCGGGGGAGAAGGCCGACTACGACCACGACTGGACCGTCGTGCTCGACGACTGGATCGACGGCGTCGACGGCCAGAGCCCAGACAGCGTGCTCGCGACCCTTCGGCGCGGTATGACCGGCATGTCGGCTGATCCCAGCCCGAGCGCGTCCGAGACCGCGATGTCCATGCCGGGCATGGACATGAGCAGCACGCCGATGGCCGGCGGCTCGGCGATGCTCACCGGTGCCACCAGTGACTTGCTCGGCGGGGACGGCGGCGATGTGCGCTACCCCTACTACCTCGTCAACGGCCGCCTGCCCACCGACCCGGTCACCTTCAACGCCCGACCCGGCCAGCGCGCCCGCATCCGCATCATCAACGCCGGCGCAGACTCCGCCTTTCGCGTCGCCCTCGGCGGCCACACCCTGACCGTCACCCACACCGACGGCCAGCCCGTCCAACCCGTCCAGGCCACGAGCCTGCTGCTCGGCATGGGCGAGCGCTACGACGTCGAGGTCACCCTCCACGACGGAGTCTTCCCTCTCGTCGCCCTCGCCGAAGGCAGGAACGCCACCGCCCACGCGATCGTGCGCACCGCCTCCGGCCGGGCCCCGGCGCCCGACGCGCGTCCGGCCGAACTCGCCGCCGCCCCGATCGGTTACAGCGAGCTGCGCGCCACCGACGCCTACCAGCTGGGAGCCGAGACCCCGGACGTCAGCAGCACTCTGCGCCTGACCGGCGGCATGAAGCACTACGACTGGCGCGTCAACGGCCTCGCCTACAACGCCGCCGACCCGCTCATGCGCGTCGAAGTCGGCCAGCGCGCCCGCATCGCGTGGACAAACACCACGGCCATGTGGCACCCGATGCACCTGCACGGCCACAGCTTCCAACTCGCGAATGGCGGGCCGCGCAAGGACACCGTCATCGTCCTGCCCGGCCGATCCGTCGCCGTCGACTTCGATGCCGACAATCCCGGCCAGTGGATGACGCACTGTCACAATGCGTATCATGCTGCCGCCGGGATGATGGGCGTTATCGGCTACCAGACCACCGTTTAG
- a CDS encoding nucleotidyltransferase family protein — MACCVGIRIEDDGRWSVYASYGLSDLFNLVIRPNPVHVTREIYEAKAHRWHGRWPDLTVTAWPQPTALRDVSRSFWSSRTSARAAVWSMAVRVATTPEAYRELVTLATARRAVWSPRRAGSCW, encoded by the coding sequence ATGGCCTGCTGCGTGGGCATCCGGATCGAGGACGACGGCAGGTGGAGTGTGTACGCATCTTACGGTTTATCGGACCTCTTCAACCTCGTCATCCGGCCCAACCCAGTCCATGTCACTCGAGAGATCTACGAAGCCAAAGCTCACCGGTGGCACGGCCGGTGGCCCGATCTGACGGTGACAGCGTGGCCGCAGCCAACGGCGCTTCGGGACGTCTCGCGGTCCTTCTGGAGTTCACGAACATCGGCACGCGCAGCGGTATGGTCCATGGCCGTCAGGGTAGCGACGACGCCCGAGGCTTACCGGGAACTTGTCACGCTGGCTACGGCGCGGCGAGCAGTGTGGTCACCAAGGCGCGCAGGCTCTTGTTGGTGA
- a CDS encoding ISL3 family transposase: MVNDTTLLFGLDGVQVVRVMLDDDENPILALVTASEQARCCPGCGMRSQHAHSWVRTRPRDLPVAGRRTALTWTKRRWRCRNAACERATFTESVPQIPPRARLTGRLRASIGAAVADRGRTVIQAARDHEVSWPIAQTAFAAHTRLALPAETPQVARLGIDEIRRGKARFRLVPGEGGDEKWEVVADKWHVGMVDLGGGAGLLGQVEGRTAETLSAWIEAQSPQWRAGVQVVAIDMCTVFKAAIRTSLPHAALVVDRFHVAQLANTALTEVRRRVTVQARGRRGRKGNREWELRNRLTRAGTRMHAKHLDPMIDDLRALPAKIGIPILKAWNVKEDLMDLLALHGTHPDRAQISALLIRFYENAAACGLPEITRLAGTVSTWWPQILAAITTGVTNAGSEGTNRVIKTDARTAYGYRNPANQRLRARAATTRRARGHLTTHTSGPHAQPRRRSKA; encoded by the coding sequence TTGGTCAACGATACGACATTGCTGTTCGGACTCGACGGGGTGCAGGTCGTGCGCGTCATGCTCGATGACGACGAGAATCCGATACTGGCACTGGTGACCGCGTCTGAGCAGGCCAGATGCTGTCCCGGCTGCGGGATGCGTTCACAGCACGCGCATTCGTGGGTGCGCACCCGGCCACGGGATCTGCCGGTGGCAGGGCGCCGGACGGCGCTGACGTGGACCAAGCGGCGTTGGCGCTGCCGCAACGCCGCCTGTGAGCGGGCGACCTTCACCGAGTCGGTCCCGCAGATCCCGCCGCGTGCCCGGCTGACCGGTCGGCTTCGCGCCTCGATCGGAGCGGCGGTGGCCGACCGCGGGCGCACCGTGATCCAGGCCGCCCGCGACCACGAGGTGTCCTGGCCGATCGCGCAGACGGCGTTCGCCGCCCACACCCGCCTCGCGCTACCGGCCGAGACACCGCAGGTCGCACGCCTGGGCATCGACGAGATCCGGCGCGGCAAGGCGCGCTTCCGGCTCGTGCCCGGCGAAGGCGGCGACGAGAAGTGGGAGGTCGTGGCCGATAAATGGCACGTCGGGATGGTCGATCTCGGCGGCGGCGCCGGACTGCTCGGGCAGGTCGAGGGCCGCACCGCCGAGACGCTCTCGGCGTGGATCGAGGCGCAGAGCCCGCAATGGCGAGCCGGAGTCCAGGTCGTGGCGATCGACATGTGCACCGTGTTCAAGGCCGCGATCCGCACCAGCCTGCCGCACGCGGCGCTGGTGGTCGACCGCTTCCACGTCGCGCAACTGGCGAACACAGCGCTGACCGAGGTACGCCGCCGCGTCACCGTCCAGGCGCGCGGACGCCGAGGACGCAAGGGCAACCGGGAGTGGGAGCTGAGAAACAGGCTCACCCGCGCCGGCACACGGATGCACGCGAAGCACCTGGACCCGATGATCGACGACCTCCGGGCACTGCCCGCGAAGATCGGTATACCGATCCTCAAGGCATGGAACGTCAAGGAAGACCTGATGGACCTGCTCGCACTCCACGGCACACACCCGGACCGGGCACAGATCAGCGCTCTGCTGATCAGGTTCTACGAGAACGCCGCCGCCTGCGGCCTGCCGGAGATCACGCGGCTGGCCGGCACCGTCTCGACCTGGTGGCCGCAGATCCTCGCCGCGATCACCACCGGCGTGACGAACGCGGGCTCCGAGGGCACCAACCGCGTGATCAAAACCGACGCCCGCACCGCCTACGGCTACCGCAACCCCGCCAACCAGCGCCTACGCGCACGCGCCGCCACCACCCGCCGCGCCCGTGGACACCTCACCACCCACACCAGCGGACCCCACGCCCAACCCAGACGCCGCTCAAAAGCCTGA
- a CDS encoding MFS transporter yields MSDFVDGLQRWRKWAALGALALGGMGIGLTEFTAMGVLPEVARDLLPTLYLRSEDDSFARASLLITVYAAGVVIGGPVIAVAAARVPRRRLLIGLLVMLVAGTGATAVAPNFAIVLVFRFIAGMPHGAYFGTAGLIASSIFGPGRGARGYAIVLSGLTVATVIGVPTITKIGQVAGWRVSYLAVTLVFVAALVAVAVAVPPSVSLEGSSPRAEFRAYRSWRVWLAIISTTIGFAGFFAVDSYIAPIVTFVTGLSTGFVPWALFAVGLGMMVAHRA; encoded by the coding sequence ATGTCTGACTTTGTGGATGGCCTCCAGCGATGGCGGAAGTGGGCGGCGCTGGGAGCTTTGGCTCTCGGCGGCATGGGAATCGGGTTGACGGAGTTCACGGCGATGGGCGTCCTTCCCGAGGTGGCGCGAGATCTGTTGCCGACACTCTATCTGCGATCCGAGGACGACAGTTTTGCTCGTGCTAGCTTGCTCATCACGGTCTATGCAGCCGGGGTGGTCATCGGTGGTCCCGTGATTGCCGTCGCAGCGGCCCGGGTACCCCGGCGTCGGCTATTGATCGGCCTCCTCGTCATGCTGGTGGCTGGAACGGGGGCGACCGCAGTCGCGCCGAATTTTGCCATAGTGCTGGTGTTCCGGTTTATCGCTGGCATGCCACACGGAGCTTATTTCGGTACCGCGGGCTTGATTGCGTCGAGCATTTTCGGTCCTGGCCGAGGCGCCAGAGGCTACGCCATTGTTCTCAGTGGACTAACAGTAGCCACCGTCATCGGTGTACCGACAATCACGAAGATTGGTCAGGTTGCTGGTTGGCGAGTTAGCTATCTGGCCGTGACCCTTGTGTTCGTCGCAGCGCTGGTCGCCGTTGCCGTAGCAGTGCCGCCGAGCGTATCGCTTGAAGGCTCCTCACCGCGGGCTGAGTTCCGGGCGTACCGATCATGGCGGGTATGGCTGGCAATCATATCAACCACCATCGGATTCGCTGGGTTCTTCGCTGTAGACTCCTATATTGCGCCTATTGTCACGTTTGTGACCGGACTGTCGACTGGGTTCGTTCCGTGGGCTTTGTTCGCAGTCGGTTTGGGAATGATGGTGGCTCATCGAGCTTGA
- a CDS encoding S1 RNA-binding domain-containing protein, whose amino-acid sequence MNPGNRRHRRSQAIAQLEVGRQVAGPVKTITDFGVFVGLGEIDGMIPSDARRTRALRR is encoded by the coding sequence ATGAACCCCGGCAACCGTCGCCACCGCCGCAGCCAGGCGATCGCGCAACTCGAAGTCGGCCGGCAGGTGGCCGGCCCGGTCAAGACCATCACGGACTTCGGCGTCTTTGTCGGCCTGGGCGAGATCGACGGCATGATCCCGAGCGATGCTCGCCGAACGCGCGCCCTCCGTCGGTGA
- a CDS encoding S1 RNA-binding domain-containing protein — translation MLAERAPSVGDTVTVTVVRIDRQRERVALSLKSLEIHHERRR, via the coding sequence ATGCTCGCCGAACGCGCGCCCTCCGTCGGTGACACGGTCACTGTGACGGTCGTCCGGATCGACCGGCAACGTGAGCGCGTCGCCCTCTCCTTAAAGAGCCTCGAAATCCATCACGAACGGCGACGCTGA
- a CDS encoding IS1380 family transposase, producing the protein MKSTTSRPRLVVSSDGRGVVGHAGSRLLADLAEATGLESAFIDALAGLRQRAGGHAPGRVAVDLAVMLADGGEAISDLAVLRDQAELFGPVASDPTAWRVLNSIDAAAIARLRGARAVARELAWAQRAETRGALPQAEAAGRVIPGLVLDIDASIGICYSEKENATPTWKKTFGYHPLLCFLDNTGEALSGVLRPGRAESNTAADHIEVLDAALAQIPDEHRHGAPILVRTDTAGCTHAFLAHIRSLRDRGVDVRFSVGAPIDEQVRQAITKLPATAWYPAIEADGQVRDGAEVAEITGLLYGYGTNLPADTRFIVRRERPHPGAQLSLFDTIEGYRHQVIATDSRLSDGPLTWIEARHRAHARVEDRIRTGKDSGFGRFPSREYAINQAWLELALTGIDLTCWMRMLLLDGALARAEPKKIRYRLLHVAARITRSARRTRLRIAEHWPWAKQLTEAFDRLAALPRPCTC; encoded by the coding sequence GTGAAGAGTACAACGTCGCGCCCTCGTCTTGTCGTCTCGTCCGACGGGCGCGGTGTAGTGGGGCATGCCGGGTCCCGGCTGTTGGCGGACCTGGCCGAGGCCACGGGACTGGAGTCCGCGTTCATCGACGCGCTCGCCGGGCTGCGGCAGCGGGCCGGCGGCCATGCGCCGGGACGCGTCGCGGTCGATCTCGCGGTGATGCTCGCGGACGGCGGTGAGGCGATCAGCGACCTCGCGGTGCTGCGGGACCAGGCGGAACTGTTCGGCCCCGTGGCATCGGATCCGACGGCGTGGCGGGTGTTGAACTCGATCGACGCCGCCGCGATCGCCCGGCTGCGCGGTGCGCGGGCGGTGGCGCGCGAACTCGCCTGGGCGCAGCGCGCCGAGACGCGCGGCGCCCTGCCGCAGGCCGAAGCCGCCGGCCGGGTGATACCCGGTCTGGTGCTCGATATCGACGCCTCGATCGGCATCTGCTACTCCGAGAAGGAGAACGCGACACCGACCTGGAAGAAGACGTTCGGCTACCACCCACTGCTGTGCTTTCTGGACAACACGGGTGAGGCCCTTTCAGGCGTCCTGCGCCCGGGTAGGGCCGAATCGAACACGGCGGCCGATCACATCGAGGTCCTCGACGCCGCGCTCGCGCAGATCCCGGACGAGCATCGGCACGGGGCCCCGATCCTGGTGCGCACGGATACCGCCGGGTGCACGCACGCCTTCCTCGCGCACATCAGGTCCCTGCGTGACCGGGGCGTGGACGTGCGCTTCTCGGTCGGCGCGCCGATCGACGAGCAGGTCCGGCAGGCGATCACGAAACTGCCCGCCACAGCGTGGTACCCGGCGATCGAGGCCGACGGGCAGGTACGCGACGGCGCCGAGGTCGCCGAGATCACCGGGCTGCTCTACGGCTACGGTACGAACCTGCCCGCAGACACCCGGTTCATCGTGCGGCGCGAACGCCCGCACCCCGGCGCCCAACTGAGCCTGTTCGACACCATCGAGGGATACCGCCACCAGGTCATCGCCACCGACAGCCGGCTCAGCGACGGGCCGTTGACCTGGATCGAGGCACGTCACCGGGCACACGCTCGGGTCGAAGACCGCATCCGGACAGGCAAAGACTCCGGCTTCGGGCGCTTCCCATCCCGCGAATACGCCATCAACCAGGCCTGGCTCGAACTCGCCCTGACCGGAATCGACCTGACCTGCTGGATGAGGATGCTGCTGCTCGACGGCGCTCTCGCCCGTGCCGAGCCGAAGAAGATCCGCTACCGGCTGCTGCACGTCGCAGCGCGCATCACCAGATCGGCCCGGCGCACACGCCTGCGTATCGCCGAGCACTGGCCCTGGGCGAAACAGCTGACAGAAGCCTTCGACCGACTCGCCGCCCTGCCCAGGCCCTGCACCTGCTGA
- a CDS encoding tyrosine-type recombinase/integrase: MGRVKMRTDSDHCERYTAYYNDGDTEKSAGTFNVRREAERAWRRRERQLQQERRTRQSAGRRSITEYAATWFPAYVCEATTRQSYAFWLERYVLPTFGHHRLDRLTPATVRTTLAKLGKAGASRDILEAVRCVLGALYTTAVTDQLVTFHPCHGVKMPPEVRPSLAVLSPEELDLVLSLIDDPVAALVVECAIESGCRWGELAELRVRDLDTATGILSITRTVVQLLRRFHPTGGRFLIKAYPKNRRHRRMRLRPAFVAKLAADIDRRHLGRDDLLFPSPGRGQRREPAARTTPTGDEYTEPNDHGRRYRHGTQAGYGLGQCRCPACRAAVADYRAGSRARGLDRPRTTLTPPTPERHMDRNWFRSRRWQPALRAAGINRKITFHDLRHAHASWLLHGRASLQIVSERLGHSSLQPTLRYLHTLPNPDDTALKALDLVRPSHTTRTAFRRATNSRANTRALRRTMRLSRVRKGTWPGTTPAAHTA; encoded by the coding sequence ATGGGCCGCGTCAAGATGCGCACCGACTCAGACCACTGCGAGCGCTACACCGCCTACTACAACGACGGAGACACCGAGAAGTCCGCCGGGACCTTCAACGTGCGCCGCGAAGCCGAACGCGCCTGGCGCCGCCGCGAACGCCAACTCCAGCAGGAACGCCGCACCCGCCAGAGCGCGGGGCGCCGTAGCATCACCGAATACGCCGCCACCTGGTTCCCCGCCTACGTGTGCGAGGCCACCACCCGCCAGTCCTACGCCTTCTGGCTCGAACGCTACGTCCTACCCACCTTCGGCCACCACCGCCTCGACCGCCTCACTCCCGCAACCGTACGCACCACCCTGGCCAAGCTCGGCAAAGCCGGCGCGTCCCGCGACATCCTCGAAGCCGTACGCTGCGTCCTCGGCGCCCTCTACACCACCGCTGTCACAGACCAACTCGTCACCTTCCACCCCTGCCACGGCGTCAAAATGCCGCCCGAGGTGCGTCCAAGCCTGGCCGTGCTCAGTCCTGAGGAGCTCGACCTCGTCCTGTCCTTGATCGACGACCCCGTCGCAGCACTCGTCGTCGAGTGCGCCATCGAAAGCGGCTGCCGCTGGGGCGAACTCGCCGAACTGCGCGTCCGCGACCTCGACACCGCAACCGGCATCCTCAGCATCACCCGCACCGTCGTCCAACTACTCCGCCGCTTCCACCCCACCGGCGGGCGATTCCTCATCAAGGCCTACCCGAAAAACCGGCGCCACCGCCGGATGCGCCTGCGCCCCGCGTTCGTCGCCAAGCTCGCCGCTGACATCGACCGCCGCCACCTCGGGCGCGACGACCTTCTCTTCCCGTCGCCCGGCCGCGGACAACGCCGCGAACCCGCCGCACGCACCACCCCCACCGGAGACGAATACACCGAACCCAACGACCACGGCCGCCGATACCGCCACGGCACCCAAGCCGGATACGGCCTCGGACAATGCCGCTGCCCCGCCTGCCGCGCCGCGGTTGCCGACTATCGAGCCGGCAGCCGCGCACGAGGCCTGGACCGGCCCCGCACCACCCTCACTCCGCCCACACCCGAACGCCACATGGACCGCAACTGGTTCCGCTCCCGACGCTGGCAACCCGCCCTCCGCGCCGCCGGCATCAACCGCAAAATCACCTTCCACGACCTCCGCCACGCCCACGCATCCTGGCTCCTACACGGCCGCGCCAGCCTCCAAATCGTCAGCGAACGCCTCGGCCACTCCTCCCTCCAACCCACCCTCCGCTACCTCCACACCCTCCCCAACCCCGACGACACCGCACTCAAAGCCCTCGACCTCGTCCGACCCTCACATACCACGAGGACCGCCTTCAGGCGTGCCACGAACTCACGGGCAAACACTCGCGCACTGCGTCGCACCATGCGCTTGAGCCGAGTCCGAAAGGGCACATGGCCGGGAACCACGCCTGCCGCTCACACTGCATGA